Proteins co-encoded in one Bacillus sp. FSL H8-0547 genomic window:
- the metE gene encoding 5-methyltetrahydropteroyltriglutamate--homocysteine S-methyltransferase → MKIRNSNLGYPRIGEKREWKKLLEAFWRGDLTEQEFHLDMKKIRLSHLVKQREAGIDLVPVGDFSYYDHVLDTAVMFGLIPERFRDQDPSSLETYFAIARGSKDKVASEMTKWFNTNYHYIVPELDGTEPRLIHNRLLELYKEARDEAGITGKPVLIGPLTLTALSKGEKKEEILEKLIPLYVQVFKELEEEGAEWIQIDEPILVTSAADAAFMKKTKKIYETIKEGLGRVKLLLQTYFECPEQYEQLIQLPVDGIGLDFVHDSGKTLEHLSAFGFPKDKVLAAGVIDGRNIWKAELQKTVKLVNRILDEVGRDRLIPQPSCSLIHVPVTAESEGKLHPLVKNALAFADEKLHEITLLTKFLNFEEETLSAYDKGIADLEASDLRNRHSVHASYDEYSTVRVGAVQRKEAQQRKFSLPLLPTTTIGSFPQTKEVRAARLKYKKGTLSEEDYYQFIEGEIKKWIDIQGNLGLDVLVHGEFERTDMVEYFGEKLGGMTVTSNGWVQSYGSRCVRPPLIYGDVFFKEPMTLKETLFAQKLTDKPVKGMLTGPVTIVNWSFVRSDVPGAAVLNQLSLAVREEVEALESAGIGMIQVDEPALREGLPLKQEKKKQYLDEAVTAFKRSTASVKPETQIHTHMCYSSFEDMIEAIDALDADVISIETSRSHGELIRSFETFSYCKGIGLGVYDIHSPRIPSEKEMIRNIERALQVLEPAQFWVNPDCGLKTRGEKEAVEALKIMVRAAKVCRGKAVQETTV, encoded by the coding sequence ATGAAAATTAGAAATTCAAACCTTGGCTATCCGAGAATCGGCGAAAAAAGAGAATGGAAAAAGCTTCTTGAGGCGTTTTGGAGAGGAGATCTGACGGAGCAGGAGTTTCATTTGGATATGAAGAAAATCAGGCTCTCTCATTTGGTGAAACAGCGTGAGGCGGGGATTGACCTTGTGCCGGTCGGCGACTTCAGCTATTACGATCATGTACTTGATACGGCTGTTATGTTCGGCCTGATCCCGGAAAGATTCAGGGATCAGGACCCCTCATCACTTGAGACGTATTTTGCGATTGCCAGGGGCAGCAAAGACAAAGTCGCATCAGAGATGACAAAATGGTTTAACACAAACTACCATTACATCGTGCCTGAGCTTGACGGAACAGAGCCTCGCCTTATCCACAACCGCTTGCTTGAGCTATATAAAGAAGCAAGGGATGAGGCCGGGATTACGGGGAAACCGGTACTTATCGGGCCGCTTACTCTCACAGCCCTTTCAAAAGGAGAAAAGAAAGAAGAAATTCTTGAAAAACTCATCCCTTTATATGTTCAGGTTTTCAAGGAGCTTGAAGAAGAAGGAGCAGAGTGGATACAAATAGACGAACCAATATTGGTTACATCAGCAGCGGATGCTGCCTTTATGAAAAAAACGAAGAAAATCTATGAAACAATAAAAGAAGGCTTAGGCAGGGTAAAACTTCTGCTGCAAACCTACTTTGAATGTCCTGAACAATATGAACAGCTCATTCAGCTGCCTGTTGACGGCATAGGCCTGGATTTTGTTCATGACAGCGGCAAAACGCTGGAGCATTTGAGTGCATTCGGTTTTCCAAAGGACAAGGTGCTTGCGGCAGGAGTCATCGACGGTCGCAATATCTGGAAGGCAGAGCTTCAGAAAACAGTCAAACTGGTAAACCGAATTCTGGATGAGGTCGGAAGAGACCGGCTGATTCCTCAGCCTTCATGCAGTCTGATTCATGTGCCTGTAACAGCAGAGAGTGAAGGGAAGCTGCATCCCCTTGTTAAAAACGCACTGGCATTTGCAGATGAAAAGCTCCATGAAATCACCCTGCTGACAAAATTTTTAAATTTTGAAGAAGAGACCCTTTCAGCCTATGATAAGGGGATAGCAGATCTTGAGGCTTCAGACTTGAGAAACCGGCATTCTGTACATGCTTCTTATGATGAGTACAGCACTGTCAGAGTTGGAGCAGTTCAAAGAAAAGAGGCGCAGCAAAGAAAATTCAGCCTTCCGCTGCTTCCGACGACAACCATCGGAAGTTTTCCTCAAACGAAAGAAGTGCGTGCTGCAAGGCTGAAGTATAAAAAAGGAACTCTCTCAGAAGAGGACTATTATCAGTTTATTGAAGGTGAAATAAAAAAGTGGATTGATATCCAGGGAAACCTGGGGCTTGATGTCCTCGTTCACGGTGAGTTCGAGCGGACAGACATGGTCGAATATTTCGGTGAAAAGCTTGGAGGGATGACTGTCACCTCAAATGGGTGGGTGCAGTCATACGGTTCACGCTGCGTAAGGCCTCCTCTCATTTACGGGGACGTGTTTTTTAAGGAGCCGATGACATTAAAAGAAACCCTTTTTGCCCAAAAGCTGACTGACAAGCCTGTAAAAGGAATGCTGACCGGACCGGTTACAATAGTAAATTGGTCTTTTGTAAGATCTGACGTACCTGGAGCAGCCGTGTTAAATCAGCTCTCTCTCGCCGTGAGAGAAGAGGTTGAGGCATTAGAGAGCGCAGGAATCGGCATGATCCAGGTAGATGAACCCGCGCTTAGAGAAGGTCTTCCGCTTAAACAGGAAAAGAAGAAACAGTATTTGGACGAGGCCGTCACTGCTTTTAAAAGGTCAACAGCTTCTGTGAAACCTGAGACGCAAATTCATACACATATGTGTTATTCAAGCTTTGAAGACATGATCGAAGCAATTGATGCGCTTGATGCAGATGTCATCTCCATTGAGACTTCAAGAAGCCACGGGGAACTGATTCGTTCTTTTGAAACATTCTCCTACTGCAAGGGAATTGGCCTCGGCGTATATGATATTCACAGTCCGCGCATCCCTTCAGAAAAGGAAATGATCCGAAATATTGAAAGGGCACTGCAGGTGCTCGAACCTGCCCAATTTTGGGTGAATCCTGACTGCGGCCTTAAAACAAGAGGGGAAAAAGAGGCCGTTGAGGCATTGAAGATTATGGTGAGAGCTGCGAAGGTCTGCAGAGGGAAAGCCGTTCAAGAGACAACCGTTTAA
- a CDS encoding peptide MFS transporter, whose product MSSLDKDKIVQSVPQKGFFGHPKGLFTLFFTEFWERFSYYGMRAILLYYMYYSMKDGGLGLDQPTALSIMSIYGSLVYMSGIIGGWISDRLLGNTRTVFYGGVLIMLGHIILALPGSIPAFFVSMFFIVIGTGLLKPNISNIVGDLYSKEDNRRDSGFSIFYMGINLGGLLAPLIVGTLGQKYNFHLGFGVAAVGMFLGLVVFMLTKKKNLGLAGTGVPNPLTPAERKSVFGRLAIGLAVILVLGAVSIYTGYLTIDRFTFMISILGILIPAAYFIVMYRSPKSTDVERSRLIAYIPLFIAAMMFWAIQEQGATILGAYADKRTQLTFGNFEIQSSWFQSLNPLFVVLLAPVFAWLWIKLGNRQPSTSKKFAFGLFFAGLSFLVMIIPAYTNGTDTLVHPMWLVLSFFLVVLGELCLSPVGLSATTKLAPAAFSAQTMSLWFLTNASAQAINAQIVKYYTPETEIAYFGIIGGLAILLGAIMLILSPKIQAYMKGVR is encoded by the coding sequence ATGTCATCACTTGACAAAGACAAAATTGTACAAAGTGTACCGCAAAAAGGGTTTTTCGGTCATCCTAAAGGATTATTCACCCTTTTCTTCACAGAATTCTGGGAACGTTTTTCCTACTACGGGATGAGAGCAATACTTCTGTATTATATGTACTACTCGATGAAAGACGGCGGCCTGGGTCTTGATCAGCCGACTGCCCTTTCGATCATGTCCATTTATGGATCATTGGTTTATATGTCTGGAATCATCGGAGGATGGATTTCCGACCGATTGCTCGGCAATACAAGAACCGTTTTTTACGGCGGCGTTCTCATTATGCTGGGCCATATTATTCTTGCGCTGCCAGGAAGCATTCCGGCATTTTTTGTTTCCATGTTCTTTATCGTAATCGGAACAGGTTTGCTTAAGCCGAATATTTCGAATATTGTGGGTGATCTCTACAGCAAAGAAGATAACCGACGCGATTCCGGTTTCAGTATTTTCTACATGGGAATCAACCTTGGCGGTCTGCTTGCACCACTTATCGTTGGTACTCTCGGACAGAAATACAATTTCCACCTTGGATTCGGAGTAGCAGCAGTCGGTATGTTCCTTGGACTTGTTGTTTTCATGCTTACGAAAAAGAAAAACCTTGGACTTGCCGGAACGGGTGTTCCAAATCCACTTACTCCAGCTGAAAGAAAAAGCGTTTTCGGCAGATTGGCGATTGGACTTGCCGTCATTCTTGTTTTAGGTGCTGTATCCATTTATACCGGTTACCTGACGATTGACCGCTTTACATTCATGATCAGTATTCTTGGTATTTTGATTCCTGCAGCATACTTTATTGTGATGTACCGCAGCCCAAAATCAACAGATGTTGAGCGATCACGCCTGATCGCATATATTCCTCTGTTTATCGCGGCAATGATGTTCTGGGCAATCCAGGAACAGGGTGCAACCATTCTTGGTGCTTATGCTGATAAACGCACACAGCTGACGTTCGGAAACTTTGAAATTCAGTCATCCTGGTTCCAGTCGCTGAATCCGCTGTTTGTTGTTCTTTTGGCACCGGTTTTTGCTTGGCTTTGGATTAAGCTTGGAAACCGTCAGCCGTCGACATCCAAAAAATTTGCTTTTGGACTTTTCTTCGCCGGGTTATCATTCCTGGTCATGATTATTCCAGCTTATACAAACGGTACAGATACACTTGTTCACCCAATGTGGCTTGTGCTCAGCTTCTTCCTTGTTGTTCTTGGAGAGCTTTGCCTGTCCCCAGTCGGATTATCAGCAACAACCAAGCTTGCTCCGGCTGCTTTCTCAGCGCAGACCATGAGTTTATGGTTCCTGACAAATGCATCGGCTCAAGCAATCAACGCACAAATCGTAAAATATTACACACCTGAAACCGAAATTGCCTACTTTGGAATTATCGGCGGACTCGCCATTCTTTTAGGGGCAATCATGCTGATTCTTTCACCAAAGATTCAAGCGTACATGAAAGGTGTAAGATAA
- a CDS encoding TetR/AcrR family transcriptional regulator, translating to MKQFERRLRSEKALLHAASELIDEVGCSKTTLSMIMNRTGLSKGAIYHYIKSKDDLLAMVLEEKIQETNETFLKRMGSSGEDMMDPANVLAESFSAMNDPSGIVNQILLYFTGRNDTKTARNALRAFDHYMVEFSRFWILSGQKNGVISSGVDAGQTAEVLVVMASGLRMRNIHGGSDYVFEFEQFHAMMKRLFKGEPVLVHK from the coding sequence ATGAAGCAATTTGAAAGAAGATTACGCTCTGAAAAAGCTCTGCTCCATGCCGCATCAGAGCTGATAGACGAAGTCGGCTGCTCAAAAACGACTTTGTCCATGATTATGAACAGGACAGGCTTGTCCAAGGGGGCAATCTACCATTACATAAAAAGCAAAGATGATCTTCTGGCGATGGTGCTGGAGGAAAAAATACAAGAAACAAATGAAACCTTTTTAAAAAGGATGGGCAGCAGCGGGGAGGATATGATGGATCCGGCAAATGTCCTGGCTGAAAGTTTTTCTGCGATGAACGATCCCTCGGGCATTGTCAATCAGATTCTGCTGTACTTTACTGGACGGAACGACACTAAGACAGCACGGAATGCACTAAGAGCATTTGATCATTATATGGTAGAATTCTCAAGGTTCTGGATTCTGTCCGGACAAAAAAACGGCGTTATCTCTTCAGGAGTGGACGCCGGTCAGACAGCGGAGGTCCTTGTGGTCATGGCATCCGGTTTGAGAATGAGAAATATACACGGCGGCTCAGACTATGTATTTGAATTCGAACAGTTTCATGCCATGATGAAAAGGCTGTTTAAAGGGGAACCTGTTCTTGTCCATAAATAG
- a CDS encoding MFS transporter produces MQSAAAVNKHAPKPSTTVYNILFIIGLCHLLNDAIQSVIPAMFPVLEKSMGLTFTQLGLIAFTLNMVSSVLQPVVGWYTDKKPMPYALPIGLASSLLGILGLAFAPSFPLILLSVFFIGLGSAVFHPEGSRVAYLAAGERRGLAQSIYQVGGNTGSSAAPLITALILVPLGQFGAIWFTIAAALAVLFLLYIARWYSAKLAFIRKDEKKNGTAKNSGRLSKGVLSALAVIVFLVFARSWYGSAISNFYTFYAIEKYHLSIAESQVYIFVFLVMGALGTFAGGPLADRFGKRNIILCSLIASAPFALLLPLAGPKMAYVLIALIGFILSSSFSVTVVYAQELVPGKIGTMSGLTVGLAFGMGAIGSVALGSLIDAFSLASVMTGTAALPLLGILAFLLPKDQTLLEWQK; encoded by the coding sequence ATGCAAAGCGCTGCTGCTGTAAATAAACACGCACCTAAACCTTCAACGACTGTTTACAACATTTTGTTCATCATCGGCTTATGTCACCTGCTGAATGACGCCATTCAGTCTGTTATCCCCGCGATGTTCCCGGTGCTTGAAAAATCAATGGGCCTTACCTTTACTCAGCTCGGCCTGATCGCGTTTACCCTTAACATGGTATCTTCTGTTCTGCAGCCTGTGGTCGGCTGGTACACAGATAAAAAGCCGATGCCTTATGCCCTTCCAATCGGATTAGCAAGCAGTCTGCTCGGAATTCTGGGGCTAGCTTTCGCTCCTTCTTTTCCGCTTATTCTGCTCAGTGTTTTCTTTATTGGACTCGGTTCTGCTGTCTTCCACCCTGAGGGCTCGAGAGTTGCTTATTTGGCAGCAGGAGAGCGCAGAGGACTTGCCCAGTCGATTTATCAGGTAGGCGGCAACACAGGCTCTTCTGCTGCACCGCTGATTACCGCTTTGATTTTGGTTCCGTTAGGCCAGTTTGGGGCCATCTGGTTTACCATTGCTGCTGCTCTTGCCGTCCTGTTTCTCCTTTATATTGCACGCTGGTATTCGGCAAAGCTTGCCTTCATTCGAAAAGATGAGAAGAAAAATGGAACGGCGAAAAATAGTGGCCGGCTGTCAAAAGGCGTCCTCTCAGCTCTGGCCGTTATCGTTTTTCTTGTTTTTGCAAGATCCTGGTATGGAAGTGCCATATCAAACTTCTATACGTTCTATGCTATTGAGAAATACCATTTAAGTATTGCAGAATCACAGGTTTATATTTTTGTTTTTCTCGTGATGGGAGCACTCGGAACATTTGCAGGGGGTCCTCTCGCTGACAGGTTCGGCAAAAGGAACATTATCCTTTGCTCACTGATTGCCTCTGCTCCGTTTGCTTTGCTGCTGCCACTTGCGGGGCCAAAAATGGCCTATGTGCTCATTGCGCTGATCGGGTTTATACTCAGCTCGAGTTTTTCAGTTACGGTTGTATATGCCCAGGAGCTTGTGCCCGGTAAGATCGGTACGATGTCGGGGCTGACTGTAGGTCTTGCTTTTGGAATGGGTGCCATTGGGTCAGTGGCTTTGGGCTCATTAATCGATGCATTTTCATTAGCCTCTGTCATGACAGGCACCGCAGCCCTGCCTCTTTTGGGGATTCTCGCATTCCTACTTCCAAAGGATCAGACTCTCCTTGAATGGCAGAAATAA
- a CDS encoding 3D domain-containing protein, which produces MKVSIRMIAALSAGFVALSSYSPAFAQTSGGSLKQAEKQLNENSEALDRKEKQKQAVHTAVQKMEHELANTEALVKKNENDYASIQKKIQETNELIEEKKIEIVALQDKVINREEIMYARLTALQENDHADIVIHTLVNAESFSNFFERIGAVATLLHADNDILEQQEADLKQIEEDKKEIDKQEALLKEQQLALASSGAKLEEALLQRQTQMASLKSEYEKISAEVTLAEQEKSVLQSQVKAIETSIKKEQDAAKARAAKALAERKKEEAAQAAEASARAEAEKARKVRAAKAAPAKKQTAAVPAVSKPAEKPVQEKPVQDESKVFYVTATAYSHEDTASDFTAIGINIKENANMKLIAVDPKIIPLGSKVWVEGYGVAIAGDTGGAIKNHKIDVLMPNSAEARKWGRKTVKIEILN; this is translated from the coding sequence ATGAAAGTCTCGATACGTATGATTGCCGCGCTTTCTGCAGGATTTGTCGCTTTATCATCCTATAGCCCTGCCTTTGCGCAAACAAGCGGGGGTTCACTTAAACAGGCTGAAAAGCAGCTGAATGAAAACAGTGAAGCTCTTGACAGGAAAGAGAAACAAAAGCAAGCAGTACATACCGCTGTACAGAAAATGGAACACGAACTTGCAAATACGGAAGCTTTAGTCAAAAAAAATGAGAACGATTACGCTTCCATCCAGAAAAAAATCCAGGAAACAAACGAATTAATTGAGGAAAAGAAAATAGAAATTGTCGCACTTCAGGATAAAGTAATAAACCGCGAAGAAATCATGTACGCCAGGCTTACTGCTCTTCAGGAAAATGATCATGCCGATATCGTTATACATACGCTTGTTAATGCCGAAAGTTTTTCAAACTTTTTCGAGCGCATCGGTGCTGTTGCAACACTCTTGCATGCAGACAATGATATTCTTGAACAGCAGGAAGCCGACCTGAAGCAAATTGAGGAAGACAAAAAAGAGATCGACAAGCAGGAAGCCCTGCTGAAAGAACAGCAGCTGGCACTTGCATCAAGCGGCGCCAAGCTTGAGGAAGCTCTCCTTCAAAGACAGACGCAAATGGCTTCACTTAAAAGCGAATATGAAAAAATCTCAGCCGAGGTAACCCTTGCAGAGCAGGAAAAAAGCGTCCTGCAGTCACAGGTGAAAGCGATTGAGACAAGCATTAAAAAAGAACAGGATGCAGCAAAAGCACGTGCGGCTAAAGCCCTTGCAGAACGGAAAAAAGAAGAGGCTGCACAGGCAGCTGAAGCAAGTGCACGTGCGGAAGCCGAGAAAGCGCGCAAAGTGAGAGCAGCAAAGGCTGCTCCGGCAAAGAAGCAGACCGCAGCAGTCCCGGCAGTGTCCAAGCCTGCTGAAAAACCTGTGCAGGAAAAGCCTGTTCAGGATGAAAGCAAGGTTTTCTATGTTACAGCTACTGCTTACAGTCATGAAGATACTGCAAGCGACTTCACGGCAATCGGCATTAACATTAAAGAAAATGCCAATATGAAGCTGATTGCAGTTGATCCGAAAATCATTCCGCTTGGCAGCAAAGTCTGGGTGGAAGGATACGGGGTAGCCATCGCAGGCGATACAGGCGGCGCCATCAAAAATCATAAAATTGATGTACTGATGCCTAACAGTGCTGAAGCACGCAAATGGGGCCGTAAAACGGTAAAAATTGAAATTCTTAATTAA
- a CDS encoding aspartate kinase, translating to MKVVKFGGSSLASGEQVKKVFDIVLSDADRKIVVVSAPGKRFADDRKVTDLLIELGDRHLKGLETAEILAAVVLRYAQIAEELGLSGEIVSSIKTHLLELLHNDHINEARYIDAIKASGEDCNARLIAAYFQSRGVQAAYVDPKAAGLLVEETKGTALVLKEAYTNLRSLSEWPGILIFPGFFGYNEAGEVVTFSRSGSDITGSILANGTGAALYENFTDVDAVYSVNPNTVPNPKEIRELTYREMRELSYAGFSVFHDEALIPAFEAGIPVQIKNTNNPAAPGTRIVNERKNTNGPVIGIASDDDFCSIYVNKYLMNKEIGFGRKLLSILEDFGLTYEHSPSGIDDLSIILRQKQMTPDTEKQILERIQADLLPDEVKVEHNLSLIMMVGEGMRRNIGTAARASKALADAGVNIEMINQGSSEVSMMFGVKEAQEKRAVQALYEEFFAKVLA from the coding sequence GTGAAAGTAGTGAAGTTTGGAGGCAGCTCGCTTGCATCAGGCGAGCAGGTGAAAAAGGTTTTTGACATTGTGTTGTCGGATGCAGACCGAAAGATTGTAGTTGTATCTGCGCCGGGAAAACGTTTTGCAGATGACCGCAAAGTGACGGATCTATTGATTGAGCTTGGAGACAGACATCTGAAGGGGCTTGAAACAGCAGAAATTCTTGCTGCTGTTGTTCTAAGGTATGCTCAAATTGCTGAGGAGCTGGGACTCTCAGGTGAAATCGTTTCCAGCATCAAAACTCATTTGCTTGAACTTCTTCATAATGACCATATAAATGAAGCGAGATACATAGATGCCATTAAAGCGAGCGGGGAGGACTGCAATGCCAGGCTGATTGCTGCTTATTTTCAGAGCAGGGGAGTGCAGGCAGCATATGTTGATCCTAAAGCTGCGGGTCTTCTTGTCGAAGAAACGAAAGGAACAGCTCTTGTTTTAAAAGAGGCGTACACAAATCTCAGGTCGCTTTCTGAATGGCCCGGCATTCTTATTTTCCCGGGATTTTTCGGCTACAACGAGGCAGGCGAAGTTGTTACTTTCTCCCGCAGCGGCTCGGATATAACAGGTTCTATCCTTGCAAACGGAACCGGAGCAGCCTTGTATGAAAATTTCACAGATGTGGATGCAGTATACTCTGTTAACCCGAATACCGTTCCAAACCCAAAGGAGATCCGCGAGCTGACATACAGGGAGATGCGCGAACTGTCCTATGCGGGATTTTCCGTATTTCATGACGAAGCATTAATTCCTGCCTTTGAAGCCGGCATTCCGGTTCAAATCAAGAATACAAACAATCCTGCTGCTCCGGGCACACGCATCGTAAATGAGCGCAAAAATACGAACGGGCCTGTTATCGGAATAGCAAGCGATGATGATTTTTGCAGTATTTATGTGAACAAATATTTAATGAACAAAGAAATCGGCTTTGGCCGGAAACTGCTTTCAATCCTGGAAGACTTTGGCCTTACCTATGAACACAGTCCGTCCGGCATTGATGATTTAAGTATTATCCTGAGGCAAAAGCAGATGACTCCGGACACTGAAAAACAAATTCTCGAACGGATCCAGGCAGATCTTCTGCCAGACGAAGTGAAGGTTGAACACAATCTGTCCCTGATCATGATGGTAGGGGAAGGCATGCGCCGCAATATCGGCACTGCGGCACGAGCTTCAAAGGCTCTTGCTGATGCAGGCGTCAATATTGAAATGATCAATCAGGGATCGTCTGAGGTCAGCATGATGTTCGGTGTAAAAGAAGCGCAGGAAAAAAGGGCTGTCCAGGCTCTGTATGAAGAATTTTTTGCAAAGGTATTAGCATAG